From a region of the Spelaeicoccus albus genome:
- a CDS encoding agmatine deiminase family protein → MTWTMPSETAPHECTWMAWPSSGYTLGDTAADAERARDTWAAVANAVAGFEPVRMVVSPGDEQIARARLDGAIELITRPLDDAWMRDMGPTFVLGDDGRLGAVSWIFNGWGAQSWATWDNDELIGDAVAELAGAELVSSPLVNEGGGIHVDGEGTALVTETVQLDPGRNPGWTKHDVEAELARTIGATHVVWLPRGLTRDGQEFGTRGHVDIVAAVPGPGTVLLHDQRDPAHPDHEVSAQIRRSLETSTDAAGRAWTIVDLPAPAVLTDADGPVDYSYVNHLVVGGGVIACSFDDPNDDRAAEILADVYPGRTVVPVDARELFARGGGIHCITQQQPAAASRR, encoded by the coding sequence GGCCGTCGTCCGGCTACACCCTCGGCGACACCGCCGCGGACGCCGAACGCGCCCGCGACACGTGGGCGGCGGTCGCCAACGCGGTCGCCGGGTTCGAGCCCGTGCGGATGGTGGTGTCCCCGGGCGACGAGCAGATCGCGCGGGCGCGGCTGGACGGCGCCATCGAACTGATCACCCGGCCCCTGGACGATGCGTGGATGCGCGATATGGGTCCGACTTTCGTGCTCGGCGACGATGGGCGGCTCGGTGCCGTGTCGTGGATCTTCAACGGCTGGGGCGCGCAAAGTTGGGCCACCTGGGACAACGACGAGCTGATCGGCGATGCCGTGGCGGAGCTGGCGGGCGCCGAGCTGGTCTCTTCGCCGTTGGTCAACGAGGGCGGAGGCATCCACGTCGACGGCGAGGGCACGGCGCTGGTCACCGAGACGGTACAGCTCGACCCGGGGCGCAATCCCGGCTGGACCAAGCATGACGTCGAGGCCGAACTGGCGCGCACGATCGGCGCGACCCACGTCGTCTGGCTTCCGCGCGGCCTGACCCGCGACGGGCAGGAGTTCGGCACGCGCGGGCACGTGGACATCGTGGCCGCTGTTCCCGGCCCCGGCACGGTGCTGCTACACGATCAACGCGACCCGGCGCATCCCGATCATGAGGTCAGCGCGCAGATCCGGCGTTCGCTGGAGACGTCGACCGACGCGGCAGGGCGCGCGTGGACCATCGTCGACTTGCCGGCCCCGGCCGTGTTGACCGACGCAGACGGCCCCGTCGACTACAGCTACGTGAACCACCTGGTCGTGGGCGGCGGCGTGATCGCCTGCAGCTTCGACGACCCGAACGACGACCGCGCGGCGGAGATTCTGGCTGACGTCTATCCCGGCCGAACCGTCGTGCCGGTCGACGCGCGTGAACTCTTTGCCCGCGGCGGCGGTATCCACTGCATCACTCAGCAGCAGCCGGCCGCGGCGTCCCGGCGATGA